A genome region from Alicyclobacillus acidocaldarius subsp. acidocaldarius DSM 446 includes the following:
- a CDS encoding MFS transporter: protein MTAWRRTLVILWCANFCAAAGMSQIIPFIPLYLAELGLHTERSIDHWSSWVFSAQFVTSFMFQPIWGSLADRYGRKPMLLRAGFGMGVMTALMGLVGAPWQLLVLRLVNGVFSGFIAMAISLQASVTPAENAGRALGTLQTGNIAGSLIGPLVGGLLAEWLGFRGCFFFTGAMLVLASLIVLLFVHEPKGARRARAKVRGSWKSLAGLWPVFLGSFMTQLAMMSIEPIVTIFTRSIYHGAHLTLAAGLVVATSGIANLIGTPTLGRVGDRVGQQRVLLLALFGAACAFLPQALAHALWLLLLGRFLLGLFVGGMLPSLQALVRKLAPEDKQATAYGLNSSATFFGNLVGPLIGGQVAAMYGIRSVFYVTMALLLLNAAVIAANQRRLEPHGAEEV from the coding sequence ATGACGGCTTGGCGGCGGACGCTCGTCATCCTGTGGTGCGCGAACTTCTGCGCCGCGGCCGGCATGAGCCAGATCATCCCGTTCATCCCGCTCTACCTGGCCGAGCTCGGGCTCCACACGGAGCGGAGCATCGATCACTGGTCGAGCTGGGTCTTTTCCGCGCAGTTCGTGACTTCGTTCATGTTTCAGCCCATCTGGGGCTCGCTCGCGGACCGGTATGGGCGCAAGCCCATGCTGTTGCGCGCGGGCTTCGGCATGGGCGTGATGACGGCGCTCATGGGGCTCGTCGGGGCCCCGTGGCAGCTTTTGGTCCTTCGGCTCGTGAACGGCGTGTTCTCCGGGTTCATCGCCATGGCCATCTCGCTTCAGGCCTCGGTGACACCGGCGGAGAACGCTGGGCGCGCGCTCGGCACGCTTCAGACCGGCAACATCGCCGGATCGCTCATCGGGCCGCTCGTGGGGGGGCTCTTGGCCGAATGGCTGGGCTTTCGCGGCTGCTTCTTCTTCACGGGCGCGATGCTCGTTTTGGCGAGCCTCATCGTGCTCCTCTTCGTGCACGAGCCGAAAGGAGCACGCCGCGCGCGGGCGAAGGTCCGGGGATCCTGGAAAAGCCTCGCTGGGCTTTGGCCGGTCTTCCTCGGATCCTTCATGACGCAGCTCGCCATGATGAGCATCGAGCCCATCGTGACCATCTTCACCCGAAGCATCTACCACGGCGCGCACCTCACACTTGCCGCGGGTCTCGTCGTGGCGACGAGTGGCATTGCCAATCTCATCGGCACGCCGACCTTGGGCCGGGTGGGCGATCGCGTCGGACAGCAGCGGGTGCTGTTGCTCGCGCTCTTCGGCGCCGCCTGCGCGTTTTTGCCGCAGGCCCTCGCGCACGCGCTCTGGCTTCTGCTTTTGGGCCGGTTTCTGCTGGGACTCTTTGTCGGCGGCATGCTGCCGTCGCTGCAGGCGTTGGTGCGCAAGCTCGCGCCAGAAGACAAGCAGGCGACCGCGTATGGGCTCAACTCGAGCGCGACCTTCTTCGGCAACCTCGTCGGACCGCTCATCGGCGGGCAGGTCGCCGCGATGTACGGGATCCGGTCGGTGTTCTACGTGACCATGGCGCTTTTGCTCCTGAACGCGGCCGTGATCGCGGCGAATCAGCGGCGGCTCGAGCCCCACGGCGCCGAGGAGGTTTAG
- a CDS encoding phospho-sugar mutase: METVTKAQQAYEQWLQQPHLPESLRAELERIRGNDAEIEDRFGADLDFGTGGLRGVMGAGLNRMNVYTVRRATAGLALHLKERFGEDAAARGVAIGYDVRHNSATFAETVALTLAAYGIRAHLMPVVCPTPELSFAVRDLGCAAGVMVTASHNPPKYNGYKVYNEHGGQILEDDARDIKARMETIQDLFAVPHLSREEAEARGLLVMIPASLRAKYVEAVVREVRDPRLGDERSRLSIVYTPLHGTGNIPVREALRAAGYTNVHLVEAQVEPDGDFSTVKSPNPEEQEALSLGVKLAEEVGAHLVMGNDPDCDRVGIAVRDASGRMQLLSGNQVGALIVHYLCERHRDTGGFHLPPIVFKTIVTSDMGKHIAESYGVHVEETLTGFKYIGDRVTRHEADGTYRLLAGYEESYGYLVSPIVRDKDGVQGALVIAEMAAWHLAHGRTLVDVLRSLYEQYGWYGDKLVNVELEGHDGVERMKRALQDLRERPLEVPGLALVAVEDYLARERRFPGTDRVEPLTLPVSDVQKFIFEGGQWAAIRPSGTEPKMKMYFGVRAKSEAERDELLDKLVEALTARARME; encoded by the coding sequence ATGGAAACGGTGACAAAGGCGCAGCAGGCGTATGAACAATGGTTGCAACAACCGCATCTGCCTGAGTCTCTCCGCGCGGAACTCGAGCGCATCCGCGGAAACGATGCGGAGATTGAGGATCGCTTCGGGGCGGATCTCGACTTTGGCACCGGGGGACTTCGCGGCGTCATGGGCGCGGGGTTGAACCGGATGAACGTGTACACGGTGCGGCGCGCCACCGCCGGCCTGGCGCTTCACCTGAAGGAGCGCTTTGGCGAGGACGCGGCTGCGCGGGGCGTGGCCATTGGGTACGACGTGCGGCACAATTCCGCCACCTTCGCCGAGACGGTGGCCCTGACGCTCGCGGCGTACGGCATCCGGGCGCATCTGATGCCGGTCGTCTGCCCGACGCCGGAGCTGTCGTTTGCCGTTCGCGATCTCGGCTGCGCGGCGGGCGTCATGGTCACCGCAAGCCACAACCCGCCCAAGTACAACGGCTACAAGGTGTACAACGAGCACGGAGGGCAGATCCTCGAGGACGACGCGCGCGATATCAAGGCGCGCATGGAGACGATACAAGATCTGTTCGCGGTTCCGCATCTGTCTCGGGAAGAGGCGGAGGCGCGCGGGCTCCTCGTCATGATTCCGGCATCGCTTCGCGCGAAGTACGTCGAGGCGGTGGTGCGCGAAGTCCGGGATCCGCGCCTTGGCGACGAGCGATCTCGCCTGTCCATCGTCTACACGCCGCTTCACGGCACGGGCAACATCCCGGTGCGCGAGGCGCTTCGCGCGGCGGGCTACACCAACGTCCATCTCGTGGAGGCCCAGGTCGAGCCGGACGGCGATTTCTCGACCGTGAAGAGCCCGAATCCAGAGGAGCAGGAGGCGCTCTCGCTCGGCGTGAAGCTCGCGGAGGAGGTCGGCGCACACCTCGTCATGGGCAACGACCCCGACTGCGATCGCGTCGGGATCGCCGTTCGCGACGCGTCCGGGCGCATGCAGCTGCTCTCCGGAAACCAGGTGGGCGCGCTCATCGTCCACTACCTGTGCGAGCGGCATCGCGACACGGGCGGGTTTCACCTTCCGCCCATCGTGTTCAAGACCATCGTCACGTCCGACATGGGCAAGCACATCGCGGAATCGTACGGCGTGCACGTCGAAGAGACGCTCACGGGCTTCAAGTACATCGGCGATCGCGTCACGCGCCACGAGGCGGACGGGACCTATCGCCTGCTCGCCGGGTACGAGGAGAGCTACGGGTATCTCGTGTCGCCCATCGTCCGCGACAAGGACGGCGTGCAGGGCGCGCTCGTCATCGCCGAGATGGCGGCCTGGCACCTCGCGCACGGCCGGACGTTGGTGGATGTGCTCCGCTCGCTGTACGAGCAGTACGGCTGGTACGGGGACAAGCTCGTCAACGTGGAGCTTGAGGGCCACGACGGCGTGGAGCGCATGAAGCGCGCGCTTCAGGATCTGCGGGAGCGCCCGCTCGAGGTGCCGGGGCTCGCGCTCGTCGCCGTGGAGGACTATCTCGCGAGGGAGCGGCGCTTCCCGGGGACGGATCGCGTGGAGCCCTTGACGCTGCCGGTCTCCGACGTGCAGAAATTTATCTTTGAAGGCGGTCAGTGGGCGGCCATTCGCCCGTCGGGCACGGAGCCGAAGATGAAGATGTACTTCGGCGTGCGCGCGAAGAGCGAAGCGGAGCGGGACGAGCTGTTGGACAAGCTGGTCGAGGCGCTCACGGCGAGGGCGCGCATGGAATGA
- a CDS encoding dienelactone hydrolase family protein gives MALHTEWVRYGENGQYLGYLAHHDRLSDGQPAVIVFQEIWGVDDHIQDVVERFARAGYVALAPDLYAEGGKRKPGLEPEAIEAVKRFLDSVPPQAWHDAAERDRALETLPEPERTTVRHTFGQLFGGLNLDAYHDQLLAAASFLRDTYPLTKGQPVVSIGFCMGGGLSARLATLDPKLAGAVIFYGQAPSADRIPNIQCPVRGFYASLDPRITDAVPAFAEEMKKAGKDFQYRVYEGAHHAFFNDTRASYHPRAARSAFAEVLTFFNHVTGGV, from the coding sequence GTGGCACTGCACACGGAGTGGGTTCGCTACGGCGAAAACGGACAGTATCTGGGCTATTTGGCCCACCATGATCGGCTGTCGGACGGGCAACCGGCCGTGATCGTGTTTCAGGAGATCTGGGGCGTGGACGACCACATCCAGGACGTCGTGGAGCGGTTCGCCCGCGCGGGCTACGTGGCGCTCGCGCCGGATCTGTACGCGGAAGGCGGGAAGCGCAAGCCAGGGCTCGAGCCGGAGGCCATCGAGGCGGTGAAGCGGTTTCTGGATTCGGTGCCGCCTCAGGCGTGGCACGACGCGGCCGAGCGCGATCGCGCCCTGGAGACGCTGCCCGAGCCGGAGCGGACGACGGTGCGTCACACCTTTGGACAGCTGTTCGGCGGCTTGAATCTCGACGCGTACCATGATCAGCTGCTGGCCGCAGCGAGCTTTTTGCGGGACACGTATCCCTTGACGAAAGGGCAACCGGTGGTCTCCATTGGGTTCTGCATGGGAGGCGGCCTGTCCGCGAGGCTGGCGACGCTCGATCCGAAGCTCGCGGGCGCGGTCATTTTTTACGGGCAGGCTCCGAGCGCGGACCGCATTCCGAATATCCAGTGTCCGGTGCGCGGCTTCTACGCCTCGCTCGATCCGCGCATCACGGACGCGGTTCCGGCGTTTGCCGAGGAGATGAAGAAGGCGGGAAAGGACTTCCAGTACCGCGTGTACGAGGGCGCGCACCACGCGTTCTTCAACGACACGCGCGCGTCGTACCACCCGCGGGCGGCGAGATCGGCCTTTGCGGAAGTTCTCACGTTCTTCAACCACGTGACCGGAGGCGTGTGA
- a CDS encoding MogA/MoaB family molybdenum cofactor biosynthesis protein — METTVRTAAVITVSDSASRGERQDESGPLLVSLLREAGFEVRHAVVVPDDRARIAARLRALALEGVHLVATTGGTGLGPRDVTPEATRDVIEREIPGIGEAMRASAWPNKPHAMLSRQTAGIRGQTLIVNFPGSPRAVEEGFRVIAPILRHALDLVAGITEHRPN, encoded by the coding sequence ATGGAGACCACTGTGCGCACAGCCGCCGTGATCACCGTGAGCGACTCCGCGAGTCGAGGCGAGCGCCAGGACGAGAGCGGGCCGCTCCTCGTGTCGCTGCTCCGCGAGGCGGGATTTGAGGTGCGCCACGCCGTCGTTGTGCCGGACGATCGCGCCCGCATCGCCGCGCGCCTGCGCGCGCTCGCACTCGAAGGCGTGCATCTCGTCGCCACCACGGGCGGGACGGGCCTCGGTCCGCGCGACGTGACGCCGGAAGCCACGCGGGACGTGATCGAGCGGGAGATCCCGGGCATCGGCGAGGCGATGCGCGCCTCCGCCTGGCCCAACAAGCCGCACGCGATGCTCTCGCGCCAGACGGCTGGCATCCGGGGCCAGACGCTCATCGTCAACTTCCCGGGCAGCCCTCGCGCGGTGGAGGAGGGGTTTCGGGTGATTGCGCCCATCCTCCGCCACGCGCTCGATCTCGTCGCGGGCATCACCGAGCACCGGCCGAACTGA
- the proC gene encoding pyrroline-5-carboxylate reductase has product MKRLFILGAGSMAESFIKGIVEEGVIDPRDIFVCNRSRRERLLELSEWYGITPADSMARAADTDLVILAVKPYDMMEALKQLRPYLSNQVLLSFAAGIPIDAIRRATGGHPYVIRTMPNVPVAVMQGAIALSAPPTVPRDKLRRVVEMLAGLGQVVEIEEGLMDAATAFSGSGPGFISYLLEAMEQAAVELGFAPELARRLLVQTVIGTAHVLREWDLSPSELRRRVTSPNGTTHAGVEVMQSRGVYEAIVEAVRRAAVRAEEMGREYTREG; this is encoded by the coding sequence TTGAAGCGGCTTTTCATCCTCGGAGCCGGTTCGATGGCCGAGTCGTTTATCAAAGGCATCGTGGAAGAGGGCGTGATCGACCCGCGGGACATCTTCGTCTGCAATCGATCGCGCCGCGAACGGTTGTTGGAATTGAGCGAATGGTATGGCATCACGCCCGCCGACTCGATGGCACGGGCGGCGGACACGGATCTGGTGATTCTCGCGGTGAAGCCGTACGACATGATGGAAGCTTTGAAACAACTGCGGCCCTACCTGTCGAATCAGGTGCTTCTGTCGTTTGCCGCAGGCATCCCCATCGACGCCATTCGGCGCGCGACCGGAGGTCACCCGTACGTCATCCGCACCATGCCGAACGTGCCGGTGGCGGTGATGCAGGGCGCCATCGCGCTGTCGGCGCCGCCCACGGTGCCAAGGGACAAGCTTCGCCGCGTCGTCGAGATGCTGGCCGGCCTCGGGCAGGTGGTGGAGATTGAGGAGGGGCTGATGGACGCCGCCACCGCGTTTTCGGGCAGCGGTCCGGGGTTCATCAGCTATCTCCTCGAGGCGATGGAGCAGGCGGCCGTGGAACTCGGCTTCGCCCCGGAGCTCGCGCGGCGGCTCTTGGTGCAGACCGTCATCGGCACGGCGCACGTCCTGCGCGAGTGGGACCTGAGCCCGAGCGAATTGCGCCGCCGCGTGACCTCGCCGAACGGCACCACGCACGCCGGTGTCGAGGTGATGCAATCGCGCGGGGTGTACGAGGCTATCGTCGAGGCGGTGCGGCGGGCGGCCGTTCGCGCGGAGGAGATGGGGCGCGAGTACACGCGCGAGGGCTGA
- a CDS encoding alpha/beta hydrolase family protein yields the protein MQRAVELEVDGLVLRGMEHVPDEAANRPVPAAILFHGFTGTHIEPHQLFVKLSRALEAEGVAAFRFDFAGSGDSDGEFQDMTASSEIRDAKAILDWVRRDPRIDPDRVSLIGLSMGGYVASIVAGDEPDKVDRLVLLAPAGNMADIAEKQAEALGAAADADVVDLGGNLVGRGLYEDLKQIDAFERAKPFRGKVLIIHGMEDQAVPYEVSLKYQNEVYGERARLHLIEEADHTFNNRHWESEVIRETVRFLTDVDRSQ from the coding sequence ATGCAGAGAGCCGTCGAGCTCGAGGTGGACGGTCTCGTCCTTCGCGGCATGGAGCACGTGCCGGACGAGGCAGCGAACCGCCCCGTGCCTGCCGCCATTCTGTTTCACGGCTTCACGGGCACACACATCGAACCTCATCAGCTGTTTGTCAAGTTGAGCCGCGCGCTCGAGGCCGAGGGGGTGGCGGCGTTTCGCTTCGATTTCGCCGGAAGCGGGGACTCCGACGGCGAGTTTCAGGACATGACAGCTTCTTCGGAGATTCGAGACGCGAAGGCGATTTTGGACTGGGTGCGGCGAGATCCCCGCATTGACCCAGACCGCGTGAGCCTCATCGGCCTCAGCATGGGAGGTTACGTGGCGTCCATCGTGGCCGGGGACGAGCCGGACAAGGTGGACAGGCTCGTGCTGCTTGCGCCGGCGGGCAACATGGCCGACATCGCGGAGAAGCAGGCGGAGGCGCTCGGCGCGGCGGCCGACGCCGACGTGGTGGATCTCGGCGGGAACCTCGTGGGCCGCGGGCTGTACGAGGATCTGAAGCAGATTGACGCATTCGAGCGGGCGAAGCCGTTTCGCGGCAAGGTGCTCATCATCCACGGGATGGAGGATCAGGCCGTCCCGTACGAGGTGTCGCTGAAGTACCAGAACGAGGTCTACGGCGAACGCGCGCGGCTTCATCTGATTGAAGAGGCGGATCACACGTTCAACAATCGGCACTGGGAGTCCGAGGTCATTCGGGAAACCGTGCGGTTTTTGACGGACGTGGACCGGTCGCAATGA